Part of the Subtercola frigoramans genome, GGCGACGCAGTGGATGATCTGCTCAGCCAGCTCGACGAAGTACGCGCCATCACCGACCCCCTCGACGTCGAGCTCATGTGCGCGGGCTCCCACCCCTTCGCGCAGTGGTTCGACCAGACCGTCACCGACAAGGAGCGCTACCACCGGCTCATCGACCGCACCCAGTGGTGGGGGCGCAACATGATGATCTGGGGCATCCACGTGCACGTGGGGGTCGAGTCGCGTGACAAGGTTCTGCCGCTGCTCGACGGGCTTCTGACCTACTACCCGCATCTGCAGGCGCTCAGCGCATCAAGCCCGTTCTGGGGTGGAGTCAATATGGGGTACGCGTCGAACCGGGCGCTGATGTTCCAGCAGTTGCCCACTGCGGGCCTGCCGTACCAGTTCGCGACCTGGGCAGAGTACGAGAAGTATGTCGCCGACATGACCGTGACCGGCATCATCGACGACTACACCGAGGTGCGCTGGGACATCCGCCCCTCGCCGAAGTGGGGCACGGTCGAGATGCGCGCCTGCGACGGGCTGTCGAGCCCGCAGGAGATCGGGGCCGTCGCGGCGCTGATCCAGTGCCTCGTGGACCACATGTCGAGCGAACTCGACGCGGGGCGCGAACTCGTCACGCTGCAGCCGTGGTTCACGCGGGAGAACAAGTGGCGGGCGGCGAGGTACGGGCTCGATGCGGAGATCATCCTGAACCCGGCCGGCGACGAGCGACTGGTCACAGACGAGATCCGCGATCTGCTGGTGACTCTCGCCCCGACGGCTGAGAGACTCGGATGCTCGGCAGAGCTCGCCCAGGTGAACCTCATTCTCGAGCACGGCGCCAGCTACCAGCGTCAGCTGCGGGTCGCCGCCGAGAACGGCGGCAGCCTGCACGCGGTGGTCTCGTCGCTGACTCACGAGCTGCGGCACGGCCTCGGCGGCTGATCGCCTGGCCGGCGGGAGCGCCTCGGTCGGGCGCGCCTGCCCAGCCGTTTCACTCTCGCGTGCGCCACGCACGCCGTCGTGAGTCTGGCACACGTGCCTCATCACGGCGCTGCGGCCGCACGGGAAAGTGAGCGACCCGCGTCGCAGTGCTGGACGCCCGCCCGTCTTGCGGACGCGACCATGCTCCCGCCGAGCGCGCTCGCGCCACTCGTGAGCCACCCGCGCCCTGGTGAGACTGGCACACGTGACTCACCACGGCGAACGTGACTCACCCGCCGCACATCCGCGTCTGGGTGACGGCCAGTCCCGGCGCGTGCGCGAGGCCGGTTACGCGTTCTTCGCGTCGCGCCAGGCGAGCAGATCGGCGATCGGCGACAAGTCGATGTCGGGGCCCGTGATGCCGAGCGTGAAGAGGCTCGCACCCAGCTCGACCTGCGCTTCGAGGTCGGTCGTATCGAAGTTGCCCGGCGTGTGCGGGCGGGTTCCGGTCGAGATCTCGATCTCGCTGAAATCGCGGCCGATCTCGTCGCAGTGCGAACGCAGGATGCCCAGCTTGCGTTCGAGCGTCTCGGTGTCGGCGAAGCTGTGCCAGATGTCGGCGTGCTTGGCGACGATGCGCAGTGTCTTCTTCTCTCCGCCACCGCCGATGAGCACCGGGATGTCGCGCGTGGGCGGCGGCGTCAGTTTGGCCCAGCGGGCTTCGATGCGCGGCAGGCTTTCGGCAAGGGCATCCAGTCGCTGGCCGACAGTACCGAACTCGTAGCCGTACTCGTCGTAGTCGCGCTCGAACCAGCCGGAGCCGATTCCGAAGATCAGACGACCCTCGGCACCCGGGGTCTTCGCCGAGATGTGGTCGACCGTGCGTGCCATGTCGGCGAGCAGGTCGGGGTTGCGATAGGTGTTGCACGTGACGAGCGGGCCGAACTCGATGGTCGAGGTCTGCTCTGCCCAGGCGGCGAGCATGCTCCAGCCTTCGAAGTGCAGGCCGGCCGGGTCACCCGAGAGCGGGTAGAAGTGGTCCCAGTTGAACGCGATGTCGACGCCGAGCTCTTCGAGGGAAGTGAGGGTGTCGCGGATCTGCGTGTAGGTGGAGTGCTGGGGAGCGATCTGGACGCCGATTCGAATCGGCCGCGTCGTCGTGTTGGTCATACAGAAAGCCTAAGCCTCTCCACAGACACTCCGTGTGAACAGGTGATGGATGCCCGCCTCGCCACTGCCCGACGAACCAGCTCTGACGCTGGTTGAGTAGCAGCGGAGCTGCGTATCGAGACAGGGGGCGAGAGGTCAGCGTTGGGGTTTCGATACGGCCTTCGGCCTACTCAACCGGCGGACTTGCGCACGCCGCGCTCGACGCGCCCCGGGCAGGCTCAGCGGCGCAGGAACTTCTGCAGGGACTCGAGCTCCTTCTCGCTCGGCCCGCCCGCGGCCGCGCCGGCACCGCCGCTGCCCAGTCCGAAACCTGAGCCGGCCGGCGCACCAGCCGTACCGGCGCTGGGCAGCTTCTCGCCCGACGCCAAGGCGGCATTCTCCACGGCGCGCTTGGCCGGGTTGCCCGACTTCGAGCCCTTCTTCTTCTGCTGCACCTTGCCGCGACCACCACCGAAGCCGGCTCCAGGGATCGGCCCCATTCCGGGAATCTGTGGCACTCCCCCGCGCGCAACCGTCTTCATCATCTTCGCGGCCTGCTCGAAACGCTGCACCAGCTGGTTCACGTCGGTGACCGTCATACCTGAACCGCGGGCGATGCGCACCCGGCGTGAGCCGTTGAGCAGCTTCGGGTTCTGCCGCTCCGCCTTCGTCATCGACTGGATGATCGCCTCAGTGCGCACGATCTCGCGTTCATCGAAATTGGCGAGCTGCTCCTTCATCGCCCCGGCGCCGGGCAGCATGCCGATCATCTTCTTGAGCGACCCTGCCCCGCGCAGCTGCTGCATCTGGCCGAGGAAGTCCTCGAGGGTGAACGTGTCGGTGCGGAACTTCTCCGCAACCTTCATCGCCTCTTCTTCGTCGAAGGCGCCCTGGGCCTGCTCGATGAGCGTCAGGATGTCACCGAGGTCGAGAATACGGCTCGCCATGCGGTCGGGATAGAACGGCTCGAAGTCGTCGAGCGACTCGCCCGTCGAGGCGAAGATGATCGGGCGACCGGTCACCGACGCGACCGACAGGGCCGCGCCACCGCGGGCGTCACCGTCGAGTTTGGTGAGCACGACACCGGTGAAGTCGACACCAGCCTGGAACGCCTTGGCGGTGGCCACAGCATCCTGCCCGATCATCGCGTCGATGACGAAGAGCACCTCGTCGGGGTCGACGGCCTTGCGGATGTCTGCGG contains:
- a CDS encoding glutamate--cysteine ligase — encoded protein: MEISFAESERSTVGIEWEIALVDQSSGDLVSVASEVLEALRQNDGSEHPQITGELLLNTVELVTRVHHTIGDAVDDLLSQLDEVRAITDPLDVELMCAGSHPFAQWFDQTVTDKERYHRLIDRTQWWGRNMMIWGIHVHVGVESRDKVLPLLDGLLTYYPHLQALSASSPFWGGVNMGYASNRALMFQQLPTAGLPYQFATWAEYEKYVADMTVTGIIDDYTEVRWDIRPSPKWGTVEMRACDGLSSPQEIGAVAALIQCLVDHMSSELDAGRELVTLQPWFTRENKWRAARYGLDAEIILNPAGDERLVTDEIRDLLVTLAPTAERLGCSAELAQVNLILEHGASYQRQLRVAAENGGSLHAVVSSLTHELRHGLGG
- a CDS encoding LLM class F420-dependent oxidoreductase, with translation MTNTTTRPIRIGVQIAPQHSTYTQIRDTLTSLEELGVDIAFNWDHFYPLSGDPAGLHFEGWSMLAAWAEQTSTIEFGPLVTCNTYRNPDLLADMARTVDHISAKTPGAEGRLIFGIGSGWFERDYDEYGYEFGTVGQRLDALAESLPRIEARWAKLTPPPTRDIPVLIGGGGEKKTLRIVAKHADIWHSFADTETLERKLGILRSHCDEIGRDFSEIEISTGTRPHTPGNFDTTDLEAQVELGASLFTLGITGPDIDLSPIADLLAWRDAKNA
- the ffh gene encoding signal recognition particle protein; its protein translation is MATFGTLSDRLADTFRNLRTKGKLSPADVDGTVREIRRALLDADVALDVVKDFTGKVRERALGDEVNKALNPAQQVVQIVNEELIAILGGEARRINFAKKPPTIIMLAGLQGAGKTTLAGKLAKWLAKDNHTPLLVAADLQRPNAVQQLQVVAGQAGVAVYAPEPGNGVGNPVKVAKDSIKWAIDKQYDVVIVDTAGRLGVDADMMKQAADIRKAVDPDEVLFVIDAMIGQDAVATAKAFQAGVDFTGVVLTKLDGDARGGAALSVASVTGRPIIFASTGESLDDFEPFYPDRMASRILDLGDILTLIEQAQGAFDEEEAMKVAEKFRTDTFTLEDFLGQMQQLRGAGSLKKMIGMLPGAGAMKEQLANFDEREIVRTEAIIQSMTKAERQNPKLLNGSRRVRIARGSGMTVTDVNQLVQRFEQAAKMMKTVARGGVPQIPGMGPIPGAGFGGGRGKVQQKKKGSKSGNPAKRAVENAALASGEKLPSAGTAGAPAGSGFGLGSGGAGAAAGGPSEKELESLQKFLRR